Proteins found in one Methanospirillum hungatei JF-1 genomic segment:
- a CDS encoding type VII toxin-antitoxin system HepT family RNase toxin: MDLQTRVLTIISDIDRFFRDYEKITSEGAIQDADTTRFHAISMVLFTILNLSFELGEEVIGYRHAGLPSTYRDIFRILWEEKLIDENIREKMSHMVYYRNRLAHQYAGLNREDIDAIISNIDVIKNYIQKMKVALKEVSSC; the protein is encoded by the coding sequence ATGGATCTCCAAACAAGAGTTCTCACGATAATTTCAGATATTGATAGGTTTTTTCGTGATTATGAAAAAATCACTTCGGAAGGTGCGATACAGGATGCTGATACAACACGATTTCATGCAATATCGATGGTTCTATTTACGATATTGAACCTCTCTTTTGAACTTGGAGAAGAGGTTATCGGGTATCGGCATGCTGGTCTACCGAGCACGTATCGGGATATTTTTCGGATACTCTGGGAAGAAAAGCTAATTGATGAGAATATTCGTGAAAAAATGTCTCACATGGTATATTATCGGAACCGTCTTGCTCATCAATATGCTGGGTTAAACCGAGAAGATATCGATGCAATAATCTCTAATATCGATGTTATTAAAAATTATATCCAAAAAATGAAGGTCGCTTTAAAGGAAGTATCATCTTGTTAG
- a CDS encoding DUF3821 domain-containing protein has translation MKGIGVCLLILLLLAGIAPAMAEDVEIKQLVPMFLKGTVYIGDTPAKPGITVESDILGFWGGSAVTMSNGTYGTESQPMMVQAGANETLKGEPVTFWLNGVKAEETILYQPGINLDLDLHFSSAAENKLTVIPQGGDVFIGEEGLDVSLFLKSGDTIAWFDPTSEAYLTEPVGSIVIDNPKQFFIDPAQFMNRTGRWWIWSGDKSKQLAFIVKDPSIALRIWNQNEDQDINEDGGKIPAGNFVNFRIESNLYSAIIQRGKGLAPEDLGIINMVGSSNVTQVTYKFLRGTLNGVPDSDIALRELVVDANPWFWPDNDKTTSGWNTGALGTDLNRLYPNGEYNFYAEVDLNNIRKNYPGDQTGKAITKVIPAVIADDSIDVIVNPGTVTRNSSFFVTIGGRPGKDYIIVIMECAPGEDDPKDCCALKMSGAPCERPPMIRPDQSGVADGTIGFDSKEGPFTIGDTKLSPDCCEKSGTIRSVVPTDDKPNARDVYENGVYYYAQVRTDNDNEPTPGYKTVEFTVGPDVAPDRPYRIHVQSVESDPSLVIDGDALVQVNKGVVTLDVKEEPPYYLGNDITLSGTNTDSNVVYLFMTGSQCQNKCGNDLLGWKRPDETENIIQPGLDMIELGCKEESDQFTTIAVPVKSDGTWTYTWKTQKAPINPGTYTVYASSQPINGCCLDCACAVTASRDIILEEPCFDAILEPDVITKPVECCPNGCSWTSMDEIMLTGKACGFPHTGEGDNVTKEINMWIFGEEKVGNDKYVNAKIPVFCDDTFEVNLLNYINLCDLKPGAYSIILQHPMYNHKFDMVEETDVRDPIESNRIWMVTSYPDEWSKLFPLDGPGYYQGEQAVTAIKNFLDQRLVDDKYIILTLRIVDDRVPTAAFSADPTQGSRPLEVQFKDESTGKNLTERYWEFGDGTTSTETNPKHSYSEAGVYTVSLTVMNKEGAKDTATKPDYITVREPRIKADFVASPTSGAAPLSVKFSDKSTGSPTNWFWDFGDGFTSAGVKDPSHVYQYGGKYTVTLTITLGDEIDRAIKKDYITVIGGPQPTPTIGPYDPTKIQLYSGWNFISVARTLADGYSNASAVFRDVPTGGHAIWAYDPARQYWDQVLTQTVIAPLNGYWIYSVTPFTINLTFKNDPISAPVTRSLPTGWAAIGFTGGTPATAKDTLKSVKDAWIYARGYDAQHQQWEATIVNGGQGENTYLFPSRGYWLYMEKPGTLAAIGV, from the coding sequence ATGAAAGGAATCGGAGTCTGTCTCCTGATCCTTCTTCTTCTTGCAGGTATAGCGCCGGCAATGGCAGAGGATGTGGAGATTAAGCAGCTGGTCCCGATGTTTCTGAAAGGGACGGTTTATATCGGAGATACACCTGCAAAACCCGGAATAACAGTGGAATCTGACATCCTTGGATTCTGGGGTGGTTCGGCTGTAACAATGTCGAATGGAACATACGGAACGGAATCTCAGCCGATGATGGTTCAGGCAGGAGCAAACGAGACACTGAAAGGTGAACCGGTTACCTTCTGGCTGAATGGAGTAAAAGCTGAAGAAACAATTCTGTATCAGCCAGGTATCAACCTTGACCTTGACCTGCATTTCTCTAGTGCAGCAGAGAATAAGTTAACCGTAATTCCTCAGGGAGGAGACGTCTTCATTGGTGAGGAGGGACTTGATGTATCCCTGTTCCTGAAGAGTGGAGATACTATCGCCTGGTTTGACCCGACTTCAGAAGCATATCTTACCGAACCAGTTGGTTCTATTGTTATCGACAACCCGAAGCAATTCTTCATTGACCCGGCACAGTTCATGAATCGTACTGGCAGATGGTGGATCTGGTCCGGAGATAAATCCAAGCAACTTGCATTTATTGTAAAAGATCCATCCATTGCTCTTCGTATATGGAATCAGAACGAAGACCAGGATATTAATGAGGATGGAGGAAAGATTCCGGCAGGGAACTTTGTAAACTTCCGGATTGAATCAAATCTTTACTCTGCAATCATTCAGCGAGGAAAAGGACTTGCACCTGAAGACCTTGGTATCATCAACATGGTCGGGTCTTCCAACGTGACTCAGGTGACCTATAAATTCCTCCGTGGAACCCTCAATGGAGTTCCAGACTCAGATATTGCTCTTCGTGAACTGGTAGTTGATGCAAATCCATGGTTCTGGCCGGATAATGATAAGACAACCTCCGGATGGAATACTGGAGCATTAGGAACTGATCTAAATCGTTTATATCCGAATGGCGAATACAACTTCTATGCTGAAGTTGATCTGAATAATATCAGAAAGAATTATCCAGGAGATCAGACTGGAAAAGCAATTACCAAGGTGATTCCGGCGGTTATTGCAGATGACTCGATAGATGTTATCGTCAATCCGGGAACCGTAACCCGTAATTCGTCCTTCTTCGTAACCATAGGAGGAAGACCGGGTAAAGACTATATCATCGTTATCATGGAATGTGCACCAGGAGAAGACGATCCAAAGGATTGCTGTGCTCTCAAGATGAGTGGTGCACCCTGTGAGCGTCCACCGATGATCCGCCCCGACCAGAGTGGTGTTGCAGACGGAACAATCGGGTTTGACAGTAAGGAAGGACCGTTTACTATCGGTGATACAAAACTTTCACCAGATTGCTGTGAGAAGAGTGGTACTATCCGTTCAGTCGTTCCGACCGATGACAAGCCCAACGCACGGGATGTCTATGAGAATGGTGTCTACTACTATGCTCAGGTCAGAACTGACAATGATAACGAGCCAACTCCAGGATATAAGACGGTAGAATTTACTGTCGGACCGGACGTTGCACCTGACCGTCCATATCGTATCCATGTGCAGAGTGTCGAGTCTGATCCATCTCTGGTCATTGATGGAGATGCTCTTGTTCAGGTGAACAAGGGAGTAGTTACTCTTGATGTGAAAGAAGAGCCTCCATACTATCTGGGCAATGATATCACCCTGTCAGGAACCAATACCGATAGTAATGTTGTCTACCTGTTCATGACCGGCAGCCAGTGCCAGAACAAGTGTGGAAATGACCTCCTTGGATGGAAACGTCCGGACGAGACTGAAAACATCATCCAGCCAGGACTAGATATGATTGAGCTTGGCTGTAAGGAAGAGTCTGATCAGTTCACAACCATTGCAGTTCCGGTCAAGAGCGACGGAACATGGACCTACACCTGGAAGACTCAGAAGGCACCGATTAATCCGGGAACATACACCGTCTATGCATCCAGTCAGCCGATCAACGGATGTTGTCTGGACTGTGCTTGTGCGGTCACCGCATCACGTGATATTATCCTTGAGGAGCCATGCTTTGATGCAATCCTCGAGCCGGATGTCATCACCAAACCGGTTGAGTGCTGTCCGAATGGCTGTAGCTGGACCTCTATGGATGAGATCATGCTGACTGGAAAGGCATGTGGGTTCCCACACACCGGTGAAGGCGATAATGTCACTAAGGAGATCAACATGTGGATCTTCGGAGAAGAGAAAGTCGGCAATGACAAGTATGTTAATGCAAAGATTCCTGTCTTCTGCGATGATACCTTTGAAGTAAACCTGCTCAACTACATCAACCTCTGTGATCTCAAACCTGGTGCATACAGCATCATTCTGCAGCACCCGATGTATAATCACAAGTTTGACATGGTAGAGGAGACCGATGTCCGCGATCCAATCGAATCCAACCGGATCTGGATGGTTACCTCCTATCCGGATGAGTGGAGCAAGCTCTTCCCACTCGACGGTCCGGGTTACTACCAGGGTGAGCAGGCAGTCACTGCAATCAAGAACTTCCTTGACCAGCGGCTGGTGGATGACAAATACATCATCCTCACCCTCAGAATTGTTGATGACCGGGTTCCAACCGCTGCATTCAGTGCAGACCCGACCCAGGGAAGCAGACCGCTTGAAGTCCAGTTTAAGGATGAATCGACCGGTAAGAACCTGACTGAGCGATACTGGGAGTTTGGAGACGGAACAACTTCAACAGAGACCAATCCAAAGCACAGCTACAGTGAAGCAGGTGTCTACACTGTCTCCCTGACGGTCATGAACAAGGAAGGAGCAAAAGACACTGCAACAAAGCCTGATTACATTACCGTTCGTGAACCACGGATTAAAGCAGACTTCGTTGCAAGCCCCACCTCAGGGGCAGCACCCCTTTCCGTCAAGTTCTCTGACAAGTCAACCGGATCACCAACCAACTGGTTCTGGGACTTTGGTGACGGATTCACCTCCGCAGGAGTAAAAGATCCATCCCACGTCTACCAATATGGTGGCAAGTACACGGTTACCCTGACCATCACCCTTGGTGATGAGATCGACCGGGCAATCAAGAAAGATTACATCACAGTCATCGGGGGACCACAACCGACCCCGACCATCGGACCATATGATCCGACCAAGATTCAGCTATATAGTGGCTGGAACTTCATCTCCGTAGCACGGACCCTTGCTGATGGATACAGCAATGCAAGTGCGGTATTCCGCGATGTTCCAACCGGTGGACATGCAATCTGGGCATATGATCCGGCACGGCAGTACTGGGATCAGGTTCTGACCCAGACGGTTATAGCACCATTGAATGGATACTGGATCTACTCGGTTACTCCGTTTACGATTAACCTGACATTCAAGAACGATCCAATCAGTGCTCCAGTTACCAGAAGCCTTCCAACCGGATGGGCAGCAATCGGATTTACCGGAGGTACCCCTGCAACCGCAAAGGACACCCTGAAATCAGTCAAGGATGCATGGATTTATGCCCGTGGCTATGATGCACAGCACCAGCAGTGGGAAGCAACCATTGTGAACGGTGGACAGGGTGAGAACACGTATCTCTTCCCATCGAGGGGATACTGGCTCTACATGGAAAAGCCTGGAACACTGGCTGCCATTGGTGTGTGA
- a CDS encoding nucleotidyltransferase domain-containing protein translates to MTFQSDRVQIRKIFADYKIPPDEQNDIINLLHDLSKNCQILAIYLFGSYARNEPKPYSDIDIAVITRMTDPPRDLKEIIGSYSSKKLDVQVFADLPLSAQMQVLAQGVPLYIRNEDSLWSVIKSVSLSFMDLEPMRNRCRERLLGV, encoded by the coding sequence ATGACCTTTCAGAGTGACCGCGTTCAAATACGGAAAATATTTGCCGATTATAAGATTCCACCTGACGAGCAGAACGATATAATCAATTTATTGCATGATTTATCAAAAAATTGTCAGATACTTGCGATATATTTGTTTGGATCTTATGCTCGTAATGAACCAAAACCATATTCTGACATTGATATAGCAGTTATTACCCGGATGACAGATCCTCCACGAGATCTGAAAGAGATAATTGGATCTTATTCCTCAAAAAAACTCGACGTTCAGGTTTTTGCTGACCTCCCCCTTTCAGCACAGATGCAGGTTTTGGCTCAGGGAGTTCCTTTGTATATCAGAAATGAGGATTCTTTATGGTCAGTTATTAAATCAGTAAGTCTGTCCTTTATGGATCTTGAACCAATGAGAAACCGGTGTAGAGAACGATTATTAGGTGTGTAA
- a CDS encoding PKD domain-containing protein, which yields MREKMNRYLLMATCIVLMTCVAIVSAESFDNIDQNLIIKQIRQNHTVYFGEEHLDITNCLGGNGYIVTLDVVRNVTDHIKINDPTDFNMPTDKEENVWYQARDAKTPVLDPQGNPVPAFITQEPVLSFDIWNLNTDMKANASVQRGTLLQFKMTTDTNLDDITSRLDYTPGQGYVNIGVRAPNETNPKDPTGETLLKLMTLGKNSGDVEIKPTINLEVDPSAAWVWPENLNSETADPTGWMTGWRDAGTGVETDYNYKLGTYDVTAVCNVNNMFKNRQRQGFTWDSQKVELTAREIKVDVSAPVGKSRDVQFTATVTGMPNTLYEIFIYDECPPKISGKICDRPPFIREDRAALMGKGIELDPIDGPYPIGTRLVVDCCTQGMNIRQAVPSGDAFPSQGKNVFEKGTRYYAQVRTGPDGKVTVPFWIDTTVGPGTYTIQAQDILYNLKSTATITVPQGTITGATKDPAGVAKTEFYLGDEIWIDGTNSDSNMTYIWLTGPGLNPCGVNLFSPLDSNDPVRAVVYDTKDGIANYWRVEPNWDTGAVPISEGKYTIWMASVDPGCRFCQCDAAGGGECGFGDCFGVACEEGVCSLLNCPECAAVSSIDVTLIKPDITAEVDDVTRCCCPGYPCGQLGGVQEIWIEGSSGGNSCKQLQVWLFGQSQFGLKNYLMTVTPIYCDGTYKFELNKGLLQANGIDLCSIATGKYDVIVQAPGANNNFDIRLGEPENTGDRFVLTTMPTDDSKLFKIEGKDSLYAGVAVKALIDGFNQDGIDDLYAHVTFELKDKACEGNVDFTADKTQGNAPLSVQFTDTSVMQGVSWAWTANGEAFSTEQNPKKVFDKTGKYTIELTVTDAEGVSNTATKDSYINVISGPVADFSFNPASPVTGETVQFIDESLGSPASWQWSFGDATSSSVQSPAHVYYLPGTYNVTLTVSDKYGDSSISKSVTVTGNPISTGLVADFTMAPASAYAGDQIQFTDKSTGGTPTSWQWEFGDNTTSSLQSPVHIYEKPGTYQVILNVGDSRGVGVPKIVDYLVMNDAPVAAFSADPLSSEFYPVQVEFTDESTGVVDEWNWQILREGKVVATSVEQNPTITFTVPGIYTVTLTVKNNGGSNSVTKDNYITIGTGSQFTIEQGWNHVSVPMAVTDDYNTVSKLFKGIQTGGVPYAVFNNAANEWVNVTDDYPVKPLEALRVWKEDPGSIVITPDYTKGGIFTRDLKLGWNGIGIMFMQPTPANVALASLGEAWNKTLMFNPLTQRWEYPIIRGVDDDKFMYPTVGYLIEMNTDGILIGGE from the coding sequence ATGAGGGAGAAAATGAACAGATATCTACTAATGGCGACATGCATCGTCCTGATGACATGCGTTGCGATAGTATCTGCTGAATCCTTTGATAATATTGATCAAAATCTGATTATCAAACAGATCCGGCAAAACCATACTGTCTACTTTGGTGAGGAACACCTGGATATCACCAATTGTCTGGGTGGAAACGGGTATATTGTAACGTTGGATGTGGTCAGAAATGTGACAGATCACATAAAAATAAATGATCCGACTGACTTCAATATGCCCACGGATAAAGAAGAGAACGTCTGGTACCAGGCACGAGATGCGAAAACACCGGTATTAGATCCGCAGGGAAATCCGGTCCCGGCATTCATTACTCAGGAACCGGTTCTTTCATTCGATATCTGGAATCTGAATACTGACATGAAAGCGAACGCTTCGGTCCAGAGGGGTACGCTTCTTCAGTTCAAGATGACCACCGATACGAACCTCGATGACATAACCAGTCGTCTTGATTACACTCCCGGTCAGGGATATGTAAATATCGGTGTACGAGCACCTAATGAAACCAATCCAAAAGATCCAACTGGGGAAACTCTTTTAAAATTAATGACGCTCGGGAAAAACTCCGGTGATGTTGAGATTAAACCGACAATTAATCTGGAAGTTGATCCATCAGCAGCATGGGTATGGCCTGAAAACCTGAACTCTGAAACCGCAGATCCAACCGGGTGGATGACCGGATGGCGTGATGCAGGAACTGGTGTTGAGACTGATTACAACTACAAGCTGGGAACCTATGATGTGACCGCTGTCTGTAATGTCAACAACATGTTCAAGAACCGTCAGCGTCAGGGCTTTACCTGGGATTCACAGAAAGTGGAACTGACAGCACGTGAGATCAAGGTTGATGTATCTGCACCGGTCGGAAAGAGCAGAGATGTCCAGTTTACCGCAACGGTAACCGGTATGCCAAATACGCTCTATGAGATCTTCATTTATGATGAGTGTCCGCCGAAAATCAGCGGAAAGATCTGTGACCGGCCACCGTTTATTAGGGAAGACCGAGCAGCTCTCATGGGGAAAGGCATCGAACTTGATCCGATTGACGGACCATATCCGATTGGAACACGGCTTGTTGTGGATTGCTGTACCCAGGGTATGAACATCCGTCAGGCTGTACCGTCAGGAGATGCATTCCCGTCACAGGGTAAGAATGTCTTTGAGAAAGGTACTCGCTATTATGCACAGGTCAGAACCGGACCTGATGGAAAGGTTACTGTTCCATTCTGGATTGATACCACAGTCGGTCCTGGCACCTACACGATTCAGGCACAGGATATCCTGTATAACCTGAAGTCAACTGCCACCATTACTGTTCCTCAGGGGACTATTACCGGTGCAACAAAGGATCCGGCCGGCGTTGCCAAGACCGAGTTCTACCTGGGTGATGAGATATGGATCGATGGTACAAACTCTGACAGCAACATGACCTACATCTGGCTGACCGGTCCAGGTCTGAACCCCTGTGGTGTCAACCTCTTCAGCCCGCTTGACAGCAATGATCCGGTCAGAGCAGTTGTCTATGACACCAAGGATGGAATTGCCAACTACTGGCGTGTGGAACCAAACTGGGACACGGGGGCTGTCCCGATTAGTGAAGGCAAGTATACCATCTGGATGGCAAGTGTTGATCCAGGATGCCGGTTCTGTCAGTGTGATGCTGCCGGAGGCGGAGAATGTGGATTTGGTGACTGTTTCGGAGTAGCATGTGAGGAAGGAGTATGCAGCCTTCTCAATTGTCCGGAATGCGCAGCAGTATCCAGCATTGATGTTACACTCATCAAGCCTGACATAACCGCTGAGGTGGATGATGTAACCCGCTGTTGTTGTCCTGGCTACCCCTGTGGTCAGCTGGGTGGAGTCCAGGAGATCTGGATTGAAGGAAGCTCAGGCGGTAACTCCTGCAAGCAGCTTCAGGTCTGGCTCTTTGGCCAGAGTCAGTTCGGTCTTAAGAATTATCTGATGACAGTAACTCCCATTTACTGCGATGGCACATACAAGTTCGAACTCAATAAGGGACTTCTGCAGGCAAATGGCATTGACCTCTGCAGCATAGCAACCGGTAAATATGATGTGATTGTCCAGGCACCCGGAGCGAACAATAACTTTGATATTCGCCTTGGAGAACCTGAAAACACGGGAGACCGGTTTGTCCTGACAACCATGCCAACTGATGACAGCAAATTATTCAAGATAGAGGGCAAGGATTCCCTGTATGCAGGAGTTGCAGTCAAAGCTCTGATTGATGGGTTTAACCAGGATGGCATTGATGACCTGTATGCTCATGTGACCTTTGAGCTGAAAGACAAGGCCTGTGAAGGCAATGTTGATTTCACAGCCGATAAGACACAGGGCAATGCTCCTCTATCAGTGCAGTTCACTGACACGTCTGTTATGCAGGGTGTCAGCTGGGCATGGACTGCAAATGGTGAGGCATTCTCAACTGAGCAGAACCCGAAGAAGGTCTTTGACAAAACCGGGAAGTATACGATTGAACTGACCGTAACCGATGCAGAGGGAGTCAGCAACACCGCAACCAAGGATAGTTATATTAATGTAATATCCGGTCCGGTTGCAGACTTCAGCTTCAATCCTGCGTCACCAGTTACCGGAGAGACGGTTCAGTTCATTGATGAATCTTTGGGATCTCCGGCATCCTGGCAGTGGAGCTTTGGTGATGCAACCTCTTCATCAGTGCAAAGTCCTGCTCATGTCTATTACCTGCCAGGGACCTATAATGTGACCCTGACCGTGAGTGACAAGTACGGTGACTCGAGTATATCCAAATCGGTAACCGTCACTGGTAATCCGATCTCCACCGGTTTAGTTGCTGATTTCACCATGGCTCCGGCATCTGCCTATGCAGGTGACCAGATTCAGTTCACCGATAAGTCAACCGGTGGAACACCGACATCCTGGCAATGGGAGTTCGGCGATAATACAACCTCGTCACTTCAGAGCCCGGTACACATCTATGAAAAACCAGGTACATACCAGGTTATTCTGAATGTAGGAGACAGCCGGGGAGTTGGCGTTCCAAAGATCGTTGATTACCTGGTTATGAACGATGCACCGGTTGCAGCATTCTCTGCAGATCCGTTATCATCCGAATTCTACCCGGTTCAGGTGGAGTTCACTGATGAATCAACCGGTGTTGTTGATGAATGGAACTGGCAGATTCTGCGTGAAGGAAAGGTAGTTGCAACATCAGTTGAACAGAATCCGACGATTACATTTACTGTTCCGGGTATCTACACGGTAACCCTGACGGTGAAGAATAATGGTGGTTCCAACTCCGTCACAAAAGACAATTATATTACAATCGGAACCGGCAGTCAGTTTACGATTGAACAGGGATGGAACCATGTGTCAGTCCCCATGGCTGTAACAGATGACTACAACACCGTCAGCAAACTGTTTAAGGGTATCCAGACCGGAGGAGTTCCTTATGCAGTCTTCAATAATGCTGCAAATGAATGGGTGAATGTGACTGATGATTATCCGGTTAAGCCACTTGAAGCGCTCAGAGTATGGAAGGAGGATCCAGGATCAATCGTGATAACTCCGGATTACACAAAGGGAGGTATCTTTACCCGTGATCTGAAGCTAGGCTGGAACGGTATCGGAATCATGTTCATGCAGCCAACTCCTGCTAATGTAGCCCTTGCCTCACTGGGAGAAGCCTGGAACAAGACGCTCATGTTCAATCCGTTAACCCAGCGGTGGGAGTATCCGATTATCAGGGGAGTGGATGATGACAAATTCATGTATCCAACAGTCGGCTATCTCATCGAGATGAACACTGACGGGATACTGATTGGTGGTGAGTAA
- a CDS encoding PKD domain-containing protein translates to MNTGTVAARTALATLLLFSFVLICSAGAPALPCEFYGTVTIDGSPAPAGTILSAKINDAERGRYVLEEAGTYGGPGTFDQRLKVVAEEGDLSSGSAQITFWIDGQKAWQETAFQPGVSMKLDLSVGGDAPAVTNVPSSDTLVHTVPETGTETNTIIQEIPVEAEITEEPIPEQQVQTDIQPVISDMPPQLPEMENPVPVTDSPADVLIADFVGEPVSGIVPLTVTFTDLSTGGPTMWAWDFGDGTTDTVANPVHQYMLPGSYTVRLTVSNQDSSATQLKEGYITVSDSGTLHADFTAQPTSGKPPLTVKFTDTSSGSPTMYAWTFGDGTGDMVANPTHTYTSPGKYTVNLTIADATGMSSTAARKDLIQVEGAVTPVPTLTPIPVPAVPQTFVGTVEIYGKPIQSGGTVEARIPGYDISGQFNPIKTAKGVFGKTGTFSPKLQVQGVPADSEIEFWVADEMTRMVRAYILQDDGTYLWTVPYQPGKETQLRLVVLKNPPNEIPPIPVTPVPTGCAGVPSIPMSIQGDVRITDGTEYLDADGTCYNCQPNIKIGGMIEARIEGHDVSGPENPFTMVSTGYFGSGNSSWADKLTIQGKCLPENSNITFWVKDDGWPRYTQAWVINEAIDDNETISVLGETREIPYEGGISRTVHLWAGPLPTVPPTPTPTPAPSAWEPQYFYGKAEFNGYPLRVGDRVMATREGIDLSNPTNPVSVLKFGEYGDLVGKEMLAVDVPYESMEQRDPITFWIKPQDFEYWYKAEVKNPLSSADWSDTYPFTPGSITNLDLRSNDRADFMYFYDIVETISNVILPDDYTGW, encoded by the coding sequence ATGAATACAGGAACCGTAGCCGCCCGGACGGCTCTGGCTACACTCCTCCTGTTTTCCTTTGTACTTATCTGTTCTGCCGGGGCTCCGGCACTTCCCTGTGAGTTCTACGGAACTGTAACCATTGACGGCTCCCCTGCACCGGCAGGGACTATTCTGTCAGCCAAGATCAATGATGCGGAACGTGGCCGGTATGTCCTCGAGGAAGCAGGAACGTATGGAGGACCGGGGACGTTTGACCAGCGGCTGAAAGTAGTTGCTGAAGAAGGTGATCTTTCATCCGGAAGTGCGCAGATCACCTTCTGGATAGACGGACAGAAAGCATGGCAGGAGACCGCATTCCAACCCGGAGTCAGCATGAAACTGGATCTCTCGGTTGGTGGTGATGCACCGGCAGTGACGAATGTTCCATCATCGGATACCCTCGTGCATACTGTGCCCGAAACTGGAACTGAAACTAATACCATTATTCAGGAAATACCGGTAGAAGCTGAAATCACAGAAGAACCTATCCCTGAACAGCAGGTTCAGACTGATATTCAACCGGTTATCAGTGACATGCCACCGCAGCTCCCTGAAATGGAAAACCCGGTTCCGGTTACTGATTCTCCGGCTGATGTTCTGATTGCAGACTTTGTAGGAGAACCGGTATCCGGAATTGTCCCGTTAACCGTGACCTTCACAGATCTCTCAACCGGAGGACCAACCATGTGGGCATGGGACTTTGGTGATGGCACAACGGATACGGTCGCAAATCCGGTTCACCAGTACATGCTCCCAGGATCCTACACGGTCAGACTAACGGTCTCAAATCAGGATTCAAGTGCAACTCAGCTCAAGGAAGGGTATATCACGGTATCTGACTCAGGAACTCTTCATGCAGACTTTACTGCACAGCCGACATCCGGAAAACCGCCTCTTACGGTGAAGTTTACCGATACATCCTCCGGCAGTCCCACGATGTATGCATGGACATTTGGTGACGGAACCGGAGACATGGTCGCAAATCCGACTCATACCTACACGAGTCCCGGAAAATATACCGTCAACCTGACAATTGCCGATGCAACCGGTATGAGTTCAACTGCTGCACGAAAAGACCTGATTCAGGTAGAAGGAGCGGTTACTCCTGTCCCAACTCTGACACCCATCCCGGTGCCGGCTGTTCCCCAGACCTTTGTCGGAACGGTTGAGATCTATGGAAAACCAATTCAGAGTGGGGGAACAGTAGAGGCACGGATACCCGGATATGACATATCCGGACAGTTCAATCCGATCAAAACAGCAAAAGGAGTATTCGGAAAAACAGGAACCTTCTCTCCAAAATTACAGGTACAAGGAGTTCCTGCAGATTCAGAAATAGAATTCTGGGTTGCTGATGAGATGACCCGGATGGTTCGGGCATACATCCTGCAGGATGATGGGACTTATCTCTGGACCGTTCCCTATCAGCCGGGTAAAGAGACACAACTCAGACTCGTTGTTCTGAAAAACCCGCCAAATGAAATTCCACCAATTCCGGTAACTCCGGTACCGACCGGCTGTGCTGGAGTTCCATCCATCCCGATGAGTATTCAGGGTGATGTCAGGATAACTGATGGTACTGAATATCTGGATGCAGATGGGACCTGTTACAACTGTCAGCCAAATATCAAGATCGGTGGCATGATTGAGGCCAGGATTGAGGGACATGATGTTTCAGGACCTGAGAATCCCTTCACCATGGTCAGCACCGGCTATTTCGGGAGTGGAAACAGCAGCTGGGCAGATAAACTCACCATTCAGGGAAAATGTCTCCCGGAGAATTCCAATATCACCTTCTGGGTCAAGGATGACGGATGGCCACGGTATACCCAGGCATGGGTGATCAATGAGGCCATCGATGACAACGAGACCATCAGTGTCCTTGGAGAGACCAGGGAGATCCCATATGAAGGGGGAATTTCACGGACTGTTCACCTCTGGGCCGGACCATTACCAACCGTTCCACCAACACCGACTCCGACACCTGCACCTTCAGCATGGGAGCCACAGTACTTCTATGGAAAAGCAGAGTTCAATGGGTACCCACTCAGAGTTGGCGATCGGGTAATGGCAACCAGAGAAGGGATCGATCTCTCCAATCCGACAAATCCGGTTTCAGTCCTGAAATTTGGAGAGTATGGAGATCTTGTCGGAAAGGAGATGCTCGCCGTTGACGTTCCGTATGAATCAATGGAGCAGCGTGATCCGATCACCTTCTGGATTAAGCCCCAGGACTTTGAGTATTGGTATAAAGCGGAGGTAAAGAACCCCTTGTCCAGTGCAGACTGGAGTGATACCTATCCGTTTACCCCAGGTTCAATAACCAATCTTGATCTCAGATCAAATGACCGGGCAGATTTCATGTACTTCTACGATATTGTAGAAACCATAAGCAACGTAATCCTGCCGGATGATTACACCGGCTGGTAA